A window of the Lolium perenne isolate Kyuss_39 chromosome 7, Kyuss_2.0, whole genome shotgun sequence genome harbors these coding sequences:
- the LOC127315787 gene encoding F-box/kelch-repeat protein At1g57790-like — MEDWSELPVDIMCDVLKLLECPYLVRSAAVSTLWYNAYSTARRIGICLGHQTPCLLYCTEAAGLKALGMYSLSERKAYTMPFPESPIIRNWVGSSHGWLVATVEKSELMLLNPITGAMIALPPVTTMEHVNPLLNDDGVLERYEVSYYDGALPRVEKGRSAFSLDEYGDLVYSRRNFVV; from the coding sequence ATGGAAGATTGGTCCGAGCTTCCAGTCGACATAATGTGCGACGTGCTCAAGCTGCTCGAGTGCCCATACCTCGTCCGGTCCGCCGCCGTCAGCACACTCTGGTACAACGCCTACTCCACGGCACGCCGCATCGGCATCTGCCTTGGCCACCAAACGCCGTGTCTACTCTACTGCACCGAGGCTGCCGGGCTCAAAGCTCTTGGCATGTACAGCCTTTCCGAGCGAAAGGCCTACACCATGCCGTTCCCTGAATCCCCCATCATCAGGAACTGGGTCGGCTCGTCGCATGGATGGCTAGTCGCTACGGTTGAGAAGTCTGAGCTGATGCTTCTCAACCCGATCACGGGTGCCATGATTGCGCTACCTCCGGTGACAACCATGGAGCATGTTAATCCTCTCCTAAACGACGACGGTGTTCTTGAACGGTATGAGGTGTCTTACTATGATGGAGCACTTCCGAGGGTAGAGAAAGGGCGTAGCGCATTTTCTTTGGACGAGTATGGTGACCTGGTCTATTCTAGGCGCAACTTTGTCGTGTGA